In Archangium violaceum, the following are encoded in one genomic region:
- a CDS encoding BamA/TamA family outer membrane protein, producing the protein MSLAWLALIVAPLLAADPAPPPVQGYEDELVQWGLAQHGHPVEPEPEGKRLEAVLVASEDVVASSDPYPLLLNVFHARTREEVIRREVLLEPGAPWSAELALETARNLRKLGIFAVVRVVPVRGSTPDAVSLLIITKDLWSLRLNQDIQLVGSLVQSLRLQATEQNFLGLNKKLAVDFLLRRDSVSLGQTYLDPRLGGSRWSLNESAALIFGREGSGLEGSKGSVLLNRPFFSLDTPWSFQTQVVWRVQPVRVFRGADVWQLPYPEGGTVPYIYDARELSGNALYLRSWGSRYKLDAGGGVGAYHRRYGAPESSGLDEARRTWFQQTLLPRSEDATYVLGYARFWETRYEVMRDVDSYALSEDFQVGHYVTATARYAPALLADAGNFAELGLTARYRVRLGDALSSVAAAASVRRLLGGEGQGTWVNRRWAVEAQQVSPKVLGGRFVVRGLLDVNIDDLNERVLLLGGGNGLRGALPEAYSGKRMVLVNVEYRTRPLILYTVHLGGVLFYDTGSAFDRRPSFVHSVGVGVRLLFPQFNTFPFRFDFGYVINDDRPDFGGRFSFSGGQVTEFRPGFLDAPI; encoded by the coding sequence GTGTCGCTCGCCTGGCTCGCACTGATCGTCGCCCCCCTGCTGGCGGCCGACCCCGCTCCACCGCCCGTCCAGGGTTACGAGGATGAGCTCGTGCAGTGGGGTCTGGCCCAACATGGTCACCCGGTCGAGCCCGAGCCCGAGGGCAAGCGTCTGGAGGCGGTGCTGGTGGCCTCCGAGGACGTCGTCGCCTCGAGCGACCCGTACCCGTTGCTGCTCAACGTGTTCCACGCGCGCACCCGCGAGGAGGTCATCCGGCGCGAGGTGCTCCTGGAGCCGGGGGCGCCCTGGTCCGCGGAGCTCGCCCTGGAGACGGCGCGCAACCTGCGCAAGCTGGGCATCTTCGCGGTGGTGCGCGTGGTGCCGGTGCGGGGCTCCACTCCGGACGCGGTGTCGCTGCTCATCATCACCAAGGACCTGTGGTCGCTGCGGCTCAACCAGGACATCCAGCTGGTGGGCTCGCTGGTGCAGTCGCTGCGCCTGCAGGCCACCGAGCAGAACTTCCTCGGGCTCAACAAGAAGCTGGCGGTGGACTTCCTGCTGCGCCGCGACTCGGTGAGCCTCGGGCAGACGTATCTGGACCCGCGCCTGGGTGGCAGCCGCTGGTCCCTCAACGAGTCGGCCGCGCTCATCTTCGGGCGCGAGGGCAGCGGGCTCGAGGGCTCCAAGGGGAGCGTGCTGTTGAACCGGCCCTTCTTCTCCCTGGACACGCCGTGGAGCTTCCAGACGCAGGTGGTGTGGCGCGTGCAGCCCGTGCGCGTCTTCCGCGGCGCCGACGTGTGGCAGCTGCCGTACCCCGAGGGCGGCACGGTGCCCTACATCTACGATGCGCGCGAGCTCAGCGGCAACGCACTGTACCTGCGCTCGTGGGGCTCGCGGTACAAGCTGGACGCGGGTGGGGGAGTGGGCGCGTACCACCGGCGCTATGGGGCTCCCGAGAGCTCCGGGCTCGACGAGGCCCGGCGCACGTGGTTCCAGCAGACGCTCCTGCCTCGCAGCGAGGACGCCACCTACGTGCTCGGCTACGCGCGCTTCTGGGAGACCCGCTATGAGGTGATGCGCGACGTGGACTCGTATGCGCTCTCCGAGGACTTCCAGGTGGGGCACTACGTCACCGCCACGGCGCGCTACGCGCCCGCGCTGCTGGCCGATGCGGGGAACTTCGCCGAGCTGGGCCTCACCGCCCGCTACCGTGTCCGCCTGGGGGATGCGCTCTCCTCGGTGGCCGCCGCCGCGTCCGTCCGCCGGCTCCTCGGAGGAGAAGGGCAGGGGACCTGGGTCAACCGCCGCTGGGCCGTGGAGGCGCAGCAGGTGTCCCCGAAGGTGCTCGGCGGGCGCTTCGTGGTCCGGGGGCTGCTGGACGTGAACATCGATGACCTGAACGAGCGCGTACTGCTGCTTGGAGGCGGCAACGGGCTGCGGGGCGCGCTGCCGGAGGCGTACTCGGGCAAGCGCATGGTGCTGGTCAACGTGGAGTACCGCACCCGGCCGCTCATCCTCTACACGGTGCACCTGGGCGGCGTGCTGTTCTACGACACGGGCTCGGCGTTCGACCGGCGCCCGAGCTTCGTGCACTCGGTGGGCGTGGGTGTGCGGCTGCTCTTCCCCCAGTTCAACACCTTCCCGTTCCGGTTCGACTTCGGGTACGTCATCAACGACGACCGGCCCGATTTCGGCGGACGCTTCTCCTTCAGCGGAGGGCAGGTGACGGAGTTCCGGCCGGGGTTCCTGGATGCTCCCATCTAG
- a CDS encoding DUF4166 domain-containing protein, translated as MSRESSLYAELLGPDWEALTPLLRRMHLEGHAAGHFTIRRGRGVLCALIGWLCRFPAAGENVPTRLVVRREGAGQCWERTFGAHALATTQRAWDGGLLAERLGPMECVFRLRAEGRSLFYEQVGAWLCLGPWRLPVPRLFSPRIEAETVEAATGMRVHVRIGSALVGALLSYEGLVIPEEESP; from the coding sequence GTGAGCAGGGAGTCGTCGCTCTACGCCGAGCTGCTCGGACCGGACTGGGAGGCACTGACGCCCCTGCTGCGCCGCATGCACCTCGAGGGACACGCCGCCGGACACTTCACCATCCGCCGGGGCCGGGGCGTGCTGTGCGCGCTGATCGGCTGGCTGTGCCGGTTCCCCGCGGCCGGAGAGAACGTGCCCACCCGCCTCGTCGTCCGGCGGGAGGGCGCGGGCCAGTGCTGGGAGCGCACCTTCGGCGCTCATGCGCTCGCCACCACGCAGCGCGCCTGGGACGGGGGCCTGCTCGCGGAGCGGCTCGGCCCCATGGAGTGCGTCTTCCGACTGCGCGCCGAGGGTCGGAGCCTCTTCTACGAACAGGTGGGAGCCTGGCTCTGTCTCGGCCCCTGGCGCCTGCCCGTCCCCCGGCTGTTCTCCCCGCGCATCGAGGCGGAGACCGTCGAGGCCGCCACGGGCATGCGCGTCCACGTGCGCATCGGCTCGGCCCTGGTGGGCGCGTTGCTGTCGTACGAGGGCCTCGTCATCCCCGAGGAGGAGTCCCCATGA
- a CDS encoding glycosyltransferase family 39 protein has protein sequence MLPSRFLTRSSWLAAVGAFLAVGVAALARGRVHPDEVFQFLEPAHGLAFGYNVVAWEWVDGLRNPAVPGVLGGLLALCGAVGLEHPWALAAVVWCACAAVQALGTWALFRLVEERDGREAALLAACIHVTWGGFLLYAARPIGDALSAVPLLGALLWTQRARDRDGWREGLWSGVLLGVAFVIRYPSAVFGVPLAASLLGARRWRSLVGFSVGVGGVLLGLGVLDWLTWGSPWHSAWRYFQFNISSGSSASQFGQRPWWWYAPILAGMAPLLLVWHFVRGLARRDVVVGAFTFYLVVVSALGHKEARFLVPLLPLFVAIAAGPASGDLARLSGRRGVLGLLGGLYVLSSVAAATVLFPVGLRAGVLDATVAAGRDPSLTGLVIAGPPEWNTGGRFYLHRDVPLFVGYGRPEAELQERLADARFSHALVDGGAVGEDSLRSAGFCLQRQWGKVALWKRCLRRD, from the coding sequence ATGCTCCCATCTAGGTTCCTGACCCGGTCCTCGTGGCTCGCCGCGGTGGGGGCGTTCCTCGCGGTCGGAGTGGCGGCGCTCGCACGCGGCCGGGTGCACCCGGACGAGGTCTTCCAGTTCCTGGAGCCGGCCCATGGGCTGGCCTTCGGGTACAACGTGGTCGCCTGGGAGTGGGTGGACGGCCTGCGCAACCCGGCGGTGCCCGGGGTGCTGGGGGGACTGCTCGCGCTGTGCGGGGCCGTGGGGCTCGAGCACCCGTGGGCCCTGGCGGCGGTCGTGTGGTGCGCGTGCGCGGCGGTCCAGGCCCTGGGGACGTGGGCGCTGTTCCGGCTCGTGGAGGAGCGGGACGGTCGCGAGGCGGCGCTGCTGGCCGCATGCATCCACGTCACCTGGGGCGGATTCCTCCTCTACGCCGCGCGGCCGATCGGGGATGCGCTGAGCGCGGTGCCCCTGCTGGGCGCGCTCCTCTGGACGCAACGTGCGCGGGACCGGGACGGATGGCGCGAGGGGCTATGGAGCGGCGTGCTGCTGGGCGTGGCCTTCGTCATCCGCTACCCCTCGGCCGTCTTCGGGGTGCCCCTCGCCGCGAGCCTGTTGGGGGCCCGGCGCTGGCGCTCGCTCGTGGGCTTCTCGGTGGGCGTGGGCGGGGTGCTGTTGGGGCTCGGGGTGCTCGACTGGCTCACCTGGGGCTCGCCCTGGCACTCCGCCTGGCGCTACTTCCAGTTCAACATCTCCAGCGGTTCCTCGGCGTCCCAGTTCGGCCAGCGGCCGTGGTGGTGGTACGCGCCCATCCTGGCCGGCATGGCGCCCCTGCTGCTCGTCTGGCACTTCGTGCGCGGGCTGGCCCGGCGAGACGTCGTCGTGGGGGCCTTCACGTTCTACCTCGTGGTGGTGAGCGCCCTGGGACACAAGGAGGCGCGCTTCCTGGTGCCGCTGCTCCCCCTCTTCGTGGCCATCGCCGCCGGGCCCGCATCGGGAGATCTCGCCCGGTTGTCGGGCCGGCGCGGAGTGCTGGGGCTGCTTGGGGGCCTGTACGTGCTCTCCTCCGTGGCGGCGGCCACCGTGCTGTTCCCGGTCGGGCTGCGCGCGGGTGTGCTCGACGCCACCGTCGCCGCGGGCAGGGACCCGTCGCTCACCGGGCTCGTCATCGCCGGTCCCCCCGAGTGGAACACGGGTGGCCGCTTCTACCTGCACCGCGACGTGCCGCTGTTCGTGGGGTACGGGCGTCCCGAGGCCGAGCTCCAGGAGCGGCTCGCGGACGCGCGGTTCTCCCACGCGCTCGTGGATGGCGGGGCGGTGGGTGAGGACTCGCTGCGCTCGGCGGGCTTCTGCCTCCAGCGCCAGTGGGGCAAGGTGGCGCTCTGGAAGCGCTGTCTCAGGCGGGACTGA
- a CDS encoding methyl-accepting chemotaxis protein — MNGSPPQTVPPDLLRRIFLVVSAWLAPSAPISAYLVGLSLGLSTQDILWAILHLLPPAFLVAGVLLTWTGMSVMLHRNFSPLPGEPPQERLIRLQMLPWKLSFVGTQVAYLVGGALFTIPLVLRFHKSPMHVGIGLLVAATFSQSLTLPVGIKLEKMLMPYVVEEQNRVRVRALGRGAFWPRQRWYLPYAFAATLTSTVVLTGLVVVLQTLELRDSETRAILADPTLSHDQAQLIAARLQGFSNTLLSSMGPPLLTLGAFILLVPSLTAWLLARRQVRAATAVQEAIEALAHGKPIPPAWASTDEMGDLAAGVVEVLEGLQEIPTRLHASASLLLSAGTALGSASHQQRQHLTEQAAVLQQAQLTSEEIRTTSELASFKAETVLRVAGHAEQLGRYGEESLERTLTGLSTIGDFVDGIRGKVLRLHESATQIANIAVTVKDLADQSHLLALNASIEAAHAGDQGTGFAVVASEIRKLADQSIRETSLIRKSLLDIGTAIRDVVSMSEQGALQVAGGLEMVRSSGENLREMSLIIQENAAAVRQIASAVNQQNTGISHIFNAIAHLSSGMDETMKRLDTTLQATETLQAVTREVTEIARRYQLKRQDPPA; from the coding sequence ATGAACGGCTCCCCCCCGCAGACCGTCCCCCCTGACCTGCTCCGACGAATCTTCCTCGTCGTGTCGGCGTGGCTCGCGCCCTCGGCGCCCATCTCCGCCTACCTCGTCGGGTTGTCGCTGGGGTTGTCGACCCAGGACATCCTCTGGGCCATCCTCCACCTGCTGCCCCCCGCGTTCCTGGTGGCCGGCGTGCTCCTGACCTGGACGGGCATGTCCGTGATGCTCCACCGGAACTTCAGCCCGCTTCCCGGCGAGCCCCCCCAGGAGCGGCTCATCCGCCTGCAGATGCTTCCCTGGAAGCTCTCGTTCGTGGGGACGCAGGTGGCCTACCTCGTGGGCGGTGCCCTCTTCACCATTCCCCTGGTGCTTCGGTTCCACAAGAGCCCCATGCACGTGGGAATCGGCCTGCTGGTGGCCGCCACCTTCTCCCAGTCCCTCACCCTGCCCGTGGGCATCAAGCTCGAGAAGATGCTGATGCCCTACGTGGTCGAGGAGCAGAACCGCGTGCGGGTGCGCGCCCTCGGTCGAGGGGCCTTCTGGCCCCGGCAGCGCTGGTACCTGCCCTACGCGTTCGCCGCCACCCTCACGAGCACCGTGGTCCTCACGGGGCTGGTGGTCGTCCTCCAGACGCTCGAGCTGCGCGACTCCGAGACGCGCGCCATCCTCGCCGACCCGACCCTCTCCCACGACCAGGCCCAGCTGATCGCCGCGAGGCTCCAGGGCTTCAGCAACACCCTGCTCTCGTCGATGGGGCCGCCCCTGCTGACGCTGGGGGCCTTCATCCTGCTGGTGCCCTCGCTCACCGCCTGGCTGCTGGCGCGCCGGCAGGTACGGGCGGCGACGGCGGTGCAGGAGGCCATCGAGGCGCTGGCCCACGGCAAGCCCATCCCCCCCGCGTGGGCCTCCACCGACGAGATGGGAGACCTGGCGGCGGGCGTGGTCGAGGTCCTGGAGGGGCTCCAGGAGATTCCCACCCGCCTGCATGCCTCGGCCAGCCTGCTGCTATCGGCGGGCACGGCGCTCGGCTCGGCGAGCCACCAGCAACGCCAGCACCTGACCGAACAGGCCGCCGTGCTCCAGCAGGCCCAGCTCACGTCGGAGGAGATCCGCACCACCTCCGAGCTGGCGTCCTTCAAGGCCGAGACCGTGCTGCGCGTGGCCGGCCACGCGGAGCAGCTGGGGCGCTATGGCGAGGAGTCCCTGGAGCGGACCCTGACGGGGCTGAGCACCATCGGAGACTTCGTGGACGGCATCCGCGGCAAGGTGCTGCGGCTGCACGAGAGCGCCACGCAGATCGCCAACATCGCCGTCACGGTGAAGGACCTGGCCGACCAGTCCCACCTGCTGGCACTCAACGCCTCCATCGAGGCCGCGCACGCGGGAGACCAGGGCACGGGCTTCGCCGTGGTGGCCAGTGAGATCCGCAAGCTGGCCGATCAATCCATCCGGGAGACGTCCCTCATCCGCAAGAGCCTGCTGGACATCGGCACCGCCATCCGGGACGTGGTCTCCATGAGCGAGCAGGGCGCCCTGCAGGTCGCGGGCGGACTGGAGATGGTGCGCTCGTCCGGGGAGAACCTGCGCGAGATGTCGCTCATCATCCAGGAGAACGCCGCGGCCGTGCGGCAGATCGCCAGCGCCGTGAACCAGCAGAACACGGGCATCTCGCACATCTTCAACGCCATCGCCCACCTGTCGTCCGGGATGGACGAGACGATGAAGCGTCTGGACACGACGCTGCAGGCCACCGAGACGCTCCAGGCCGTCACCCGGGAGGTGACGGAGATCGCCCGCAGGTACCAGCTCAAGCGTCAGGATCCCCCGGCGTGA
- a CDS encoding cold-shock protein produces the protein MATGTVKWFNDAKGFGFIVQDGGGEDVFCHHTAINMDGFRTLAEGQKVEFELARGPKGLQAQNVRAV, from the coding sequence ATGGCAACTGGTACCGTGAAGTGGTTCAACGACGCGAAGGGCTTCGGATTCATCGTGCAGGACGGCGGTGGCGAGGACGTGTTCTGCCACCACACCGCCATCAACATGGACGGGTTCCGGACCCTCGCCGAGGGGCAGAAGGTTGAGTTCGAGCTGGCCCGCGGCCCGAAGGGACTGCAGGCGCAGAACGTTCGCGCGGTTTGA
- a CDS encoding cobalamin-binding protein, translating into MTDRLKALLSSAPRYPQRIVCMTEETTETLYRIGAGDLVVGVSGFTVRPPEARKKPRVSSFLDANFERILELKPDLVLGFSDLQADLGRELCKRGVPVVLFNQRSLAEILQTVRVVGALVGRAEAAEKLADTLEANLARHAEAAERLPRRPRVFFEEWHEPLISGIRWCSELVELVGGEDVCRESREHQGAKGRIFDPAEVARRDPEGVIASWCGRKAKRDKIVTRPGWERVRAVVDDQLYEVKSSFILQPGPAALTDGVDQLACIVAAIARGEKLPSPRPGDLRAAPLPVGHA; encoded by the coding sequence ATGACCGACCGCTTGAAGGCCCTGCTCTCCTCCGCGCCGCGCTACCCCCAGCGCATCGTCTGCATGACCGAGGAGACGACGGAGACGCTCTACCGCATCGGCGCGGGGGACCTCGTGGTGGGGGTCTCCGGTTTCACCGTCCGGCCTCCCGAGGCGCGCAAGAAGCCGCGCGTCAGCTCCTTCCTGGACGCCAACTTCGAGCGCATCCTCGAGCTGAAGCCGGACCTGGTGCTGGGCTTCTCGGACCTGCAGGCGGACCTGGGCCGCGAGCTGTGCAAGCGCGGGGTGCCGGTGGTGCTCTTCAACCAGCGCTCGCTCGCGGAGATATTGCAGACGGTGCGCGTGGTGGGCGCGCTGGTGGGCCGGGCCGAGGCCGCCGAGAAGCTGGCGGACACCCTGGAGGCCAACCTCGCGCGGCACGCCGAGGCCGCCGAGCGGCTGCCTCGCCGGCCTCGCGTCTTCTTCGAGGAGTGGCACGAGCCGCTCATCTCCGGCATCCGCTGGTGCTCGGAGCTGGTGGAGCTGGTGGGCGGCGAGGACGTGTGCCGCGAGTCGCGCGAGCACCAGGGCGCCAAGGGCCGCATCTTCGACCCGGCCGAGGTGGCCCGGCGCGACCCCGAGGGCGTCATCGCGAGCTGGTGTGGCCGCAAGGCGAAGCGTGACAAGATCGTCACGCGACCGGGCTGGGAGCGGGTGAGGGCGGTGGTGGACGACCAGCTCTACGAGGTGAAGAGCTCGTTCATCCTCCAGCCGGGGCCGGCGGCGCTCACGGATGGGGTGGATCAGCTCGCGTGCATCGTGGCGGCCATCGCCCGGGGAGAGAAGTTGCCGTCCCCCCGTCCCGGAGACCTGCGCGCGGCGCCGCTACCCGTTGGCCACGCGTAG
- a CDS encoding response regulator, whose product MKILLIEDNEDIREGLTDLLESEGYSVAGSGSAEEGLDRLRAESFHLVITDYMLPGENGGWLLEQAAREQRLHDTGAVMITAHPRVRPPAGVRLVHKPLDIDDFLRVVSESIPLLRVANG is encoded by the coding sequence GTGAAGATTCTCCTGATAGAGGACAACGAGGACATCCGCGAGGGCCTGACCGACCTGCTCGAGAGCGAAGGCTATTCGGTTGCTGGCAGCGGCTCGGCGGAGGAGGGACTGGACCGTCTGCGGGCGGAGTCCTTCCATCTCGTCATCACCGACTACATGCTGCCTGGCGAGAACGGCGGGTGGCTGCTGGAGCAGGCGGCGCGAGAGCAGCGGCTGCACGACACGGGCGCGGTGATGATCACCGCCCACCCGAGGGTGCGGCCTCCGGCGGGTGTCCGGCTGGTGCACAAGCCGCTGGACATCGACGACTTCCTGCGGGTGGTGAGCGAGTCGATTCCCCTGCTACGCGTGGCCAACGGGTAG
- a CDS encoding UPF0489 family protein → MDDSQRHLRLAGVIRLALGGGRGPTDAYVFDPHRLALPAWACALGEDGPAALLVTLDRHLDLVMPMAPRAVPDRSAGLRALDEHARWALDVRNYDHVLAAMEAGLVGDALVIARGRPRGTYAGDIYVDTRGRSHRLVVVPTVDRAAEAFNAPAPGDAVREVLEAAERVLLDVDLDCFTSLSDADPTTVLPWPRGVIREYLLPPDSESFWEAVLGRCVALTLAREPHHCGGLLASGELFRDVAEVLFRELLGTDPP, encoded by the coding sequence ATGGACGATTCACAGCGGCACCTGCGTCTGGCGGGAGTCATCCGGCTGGCACTCGGCGGCGGCCGGGGGCCGACGGATGCGTACGTCTTCGACCCGCACCGGCTGGCACTGCCCGCGTGGGCCTGCGCGCTCGGGGAGGACGGACCGGCGGCGCTGCTGGTGACGCTGGACCGGCACCTGGACCTGGTGATGCCGATGGCGCCCAGGGCGGTACCGGATCGCTCCGCGGGGCTGAGGGCCCTGGACGAGCACGCGCGGTGGGCCCTGGACGTGCGCAACTACGACCACGTGCTGGCGGCGATGGAGGCCGGACTGGTGGGGGACGCCCTGGTGATTGCACGGGGACGGCCCCGGGGGACCTACGCCGGAGACATCTACGTGGACACGCGCGGGCGCTCGCACCGGCTGGTGGTGGTGCCCACGGTGGACCGGGCGGCGGAGGCCTTCAACGCGCCCGCCCCTGGAGACGCGGTGCGCGAGGTGCTGGAGGCGGCCGAGCGGGTGCTGCTGGACGTGGACCTGGACTGCTTCACCAGCCTGAGCGACGCGGACCCGACGACGGTGCTGCCCTGGCCCCGAGGTGTCATCCGTGAGTACCTCCTGCCACCGGACTCGGAGTCCTTCTGGGAGGCGGTGCTGGGCAGGTGCGTCGCCCTGACGCTGGCCAGGGAGCCGCACCACTGTGGCGGGCTGCTGGCCTCTGGAGAGCTGTTCCGGGACGTGGCGGAGGTGCTCTTCCGGGAGTTGCTGGGGACAGATCCGCCTTAA
- a CDS encoding S9 family peptidase yields MRILLAAALLFVGASALAQQPPAKTMTASQDTFLKDFAETRRFMSGRPVNPRITPDEKTVLFLRGQPRAPVQTLFAFDVASGETKELLTPEAILKGGEETLTAEEKARRERMRVSSRGFTSYQLSEDGERILVSLSGKLYVVERSTGKSLALNTGAGVIDPRFSLDGKQVAYVRDHDVFRIDLATNKEHRVTSGGTAKKTHGLAEFVAQEEMSRFSGWWWSPDAKLIAYTESDTSGVENLSIVDVMHPERGAEDYAYPRPGKNNAKVRLGITPVTGGKTVWVQWDAEQYPYLATVDWPKAGSLTVLVQNRTQTEQKLLAVDTATGKTRELLTEKDEAWIDLEQTFPKWLESGQGFLWYTERNGGPEVELRNADGSLARSLVKPEAGFRGLARYSEKDGTLYFVGGPNPSESYLWRVKDGGAPEVVRPGTTGPAVETGSVSKSGGLAVVTHASPTSMPRTYVARADGTRVGELPSVAVEPGFTPVVEYREVGPLKFQSSLVRPRNMKPGQKLPVIVEVYAGPTVTVVHKSMAPHLLSQWMADQGFLIARFDGRGTPLRGSKWQRAVHLDFSGVTLEDQVAAVQALAAQVPEVDLQRVGIEGWSFGGYMSALAALKRPDFFKAAVAGAPVVDWLDYDTHYTERYLGLPQQHPEAYEKSSLLTHARDTSKGISPLLLMHGTADDNVYFFHTLKLSDALFRAGKPHQLLPLSGLTHMVPDPLVTQRQYEWVMNHFKQHLAK; encoded by the coding sequence ATGCGCATCCTGCTCGCCGCCGCGCTCCTGTTCGTGGGCGCTTCCGCTCTTGCCCAGCAGCCCCCCGCCAAGACCATGACCGCTTCGCAAGACACCTTCCTCAAGGACTTCGCCGAGACGCGCCGCTTCATGAGCGGACGTCCCGTCAACCCCCGCATCACCCCGGACGAGAAGACGGTCCTCTTCCTGCGCGGCCAGCCCCGCGCGCCCGTCCAGACGCTCTTCGCCTTCGACGTGGCCTCCGGTGAGACGAAGGAGCTGCTCACCCCCGAGGCCATCCTCAAGGGCGGCGAGGAGACGCTCACCGCCGAGGAGAAGGCCCGCCGCGAGCGCATGCGCGTGAGCTCCCGGGGCTTCACCTCCTATCAGCTCTCCGAGGACGGCGAGCGCATCCTCGTGTCGCTCTCCGGCAAGCTCTACGTCGTGGAGCGCTCCACCGGGAAGTCCCTGGCGCTGAACACGGGCGCGGGCGTCATCGACCCGCGCTTCTCCCTGGACGGCAAGCAGGTGGCGTACGTGCGGGACCACGACGTCTTCCGCATCGACCTGGCCACCAACAAGGAGCACCGCGTCACCAGCGGAGGCACCGCGAAGAAGACGCACGGCCTGGCCGAGTTCGTCGCCCAGGAGGAGATGAGCCGCTTCTCCGGCTGGTGGTGGAGCCCGGACGCGAAGCTCATCGCCTACACGGAGTCCGACACCTCGGGTGTGGAGAACCTCTCCATCGTCGACGTGATGCACCCCGAGCGCGGCGCGGAGGACTACGCCTACCCGCGGCCGGGCAAGAACAACGCGAAGGTGCGCCTGGGCATCACCCCCGTCACCGGCGGGAAGACGGTCTGGGTGCAGTGGGACGCCGAGCAGTACCCCTACCTGGCCACGGTGGACTGGCCGAAGGCGGGGTCCCTCACCGTCCTCGTGCAGAACCGCACGCAGACGGAGCAGAAGCTGCTCGCGGTGGACACGGCCACCGGCAAGACGCGTGAGCTGCTCACCGAGAAGGACGAGGCCTGGATCGATCTGGAGCAGACCTTCCCCAAGTGGCTCGAGAGTGGCCAGGGCTTCCTCTGGTACACCGAGCGCAACGGCGGCCCCGAGGTGGAACTGCGCAACGCGGACGGGAGCCTCGCGCGCTCGCTGGTGAAGCCGGAGGCGGGCTTTCGCGGCCTCGCCCGCTACTCGGAGAAGGACGGCACGCTCTACTTCGTTGGCGGCCCCAACCCCTCGGAGAGCTACCTGTGGCGCGTGAAGGACGGCGGCGCCCCCGAGGTGGTGCGCCCCGGCACCACCGGTCCGGCCGTGGAGACCGGCAGCGTGTCCAAGTCCGGCGGCCTCGCCGTCGTCACGCACGCGAGCCCCACCTCCATGCCGCGCACCTACGTGGCGCGCGCGGACGGCACCCGCGTGGGCGAGCTGCCCTCCGTGGCCGTGGAGCCCGGCTTCACCCCCGTCGTCGAGTACCGCGAGGTGGGTCCGCTGAAGTTCCAGTCCTCGCTGGTGCGCCCGCGCAACATGAAGCCCGGCCAGAAGCTGCCCGTCATCGTCGAGGTGTACGCCGGCCCCACCGTCACCGTCGTCCACAAGAGCATGGCCCCCCACCTGCTGTCGCAGTGGATGGCGGACCAGGGCTTCCTCATCGCCCGCTTCGATGGCCGGGGCACTCCGCTGCGCGGCTCGAAGTGGCAGCGCGCCGTGCACCTCGACTTCTCCGGCGTGACGCTGGAGGACCAGGTCGCCGCCGTCCAGGCGCTCGCCGCCCAGGTGCCCGAGGTGGACCTTCAGCGCGTGGGCATCGAGGGCTGGAGCTTCGGCGGCTACATGTCCGCGCTCGCCGCCCTCAAGCGTCCGGACTTCTTCAAGGCCGCCGTGGCCGGCGCTCCCGTGGTGGACTGGCTCGACTACGACACCCACTACACCGAGCGCTACCTGGGCCTGCCCCAGCAGCACCCCGAGGCCTACGAGAAGAGCTCGCTGCTCACCCACGCGCGTGACACGAGCAAGGGCATCTCCCCGCTGCTCCTCATGCACGGCACCGCGGACGACAACGTCTACTTCTTCCATACGCTCAAGCTGTCCGATGCCCTCTTCCGCGCCGGCAAGCCGCACCAGCTGCTGCCCCTCAGCGGCCTCACGCACATGGTGCCGGATCCGCTCGTCACCCAGCGCCAGTACGAGTGGGTGATGAACCACTTCAAGCAGCACCTGGCGAAGTAG